From a single Scomber japonicus isolate fScoJap1 chromosome 12, fScoJap1.pri, whole genome shotgun sequence genomic region:
- the trim110 gene encoding E3 ubiquitin-protein ligase TRIM11 encodes MASLEEELTCSVCRDIFSQAPPLPCGHSFCPACIREAWSSPGEGKGRFTCPQCQEEHGEVLCDCCPPESDEAPAPLAVKTCLRCEVSLCAEHLQPHLERPAFSTHLLVDPLGDLSQRRCPTHTEIFRYYCADERAYLCGDCLLEGAHVQHKVKALRQVEEDLKVILQTLLGKAQEKLKDGERILKEHENIDSSIADSLKVDNTQVERLGSDLQVQVKNLVGALREITKRERQQIIERVREDCLKVKEDLSQTLGIQHYLASLLAETDPFLLVWAFQSDDTKLLADLNNPLFSPDPINVDRKHILEDVESKYREFITATLRCLSDLKRELLTSPLTLDTNTAHPLLSISDDLRSVKRVTTRLPCAAHLERFDHWPQVLTAQTVSSGTHYWELQAEGFWDIGICYRSIGRKGKEGNAFGNNKMSWSLTQQHDRKLAAWHNRRKTRLTNQMTGNHVAVAVDYGAGTITFSEVRPSSNLTHLHTFSTTFTEPVCLGFGLYKAELNSSISIVKV; translated from the exons ATGGCATCCCTGGAAGAAGAGTTGACCTGCTCTGTTTGTAGAGATATCTTCAGCCAAGCGCCCCCCCTACCCTGCGGTCACAGCTTCTGCCCTGCCTGCATCCGCGAGGCTTGGAGCAGCCCAGGTGAGGGCAAAGGCCGCTTTACCTGCCCTCAGTGCCAAGAGGAGCATGGCGAGGTGCTGTGTGACTGCTGCCCTCCTGAGTCAGATGAAGCACCAGCTCCTTTGGCTGTCAAGACCTGCCTTAGGTGTGAAGTTTCATTGTGTGCTGAACACCTCCAGCCTCACCTGGAGAGACCGGCGTTTAGCACCCACTTGTTGGTGGATCCACTGGGGGACCTTTCTCAGCGAAGGtgtccaacacacacagagatatttCGCTACTACTGTGCAGATGAGAGGGCGTATTTGTGCGGCGACTGTCTGCTGGAGGGAGCCCATGTTCAGCACAAAGTGAAGGCACTGAGACAGGTGGAAGAGGATTTAAAG GTCATTCTGCAGACGCTGCTTGGAAAAGCACAAGAGAAACTGAAAGATGGAGAGCGAATCCTTAAAGAGCATGAGAATATTGATTCCTCCATCGCT GACTCTCTGAAGGTGGACAACACTCAGGTGGAGCGCCTGGGCTCAGATCTGCAGGTCCAGGTGAAGAATCTGGTGGGAGCCCTGAGGGAGATCACtaagagggagagacagcagaTCATTGAGCGTGTGCGTGAGGACTGCTTAAAGGTGAAGGAAGATTTGAGCCAGACACTGGGCATCCAGCATTACCTGGCCTCACTGCTGGCAGAGACAGACCCCTTCCTGCTCGTCTGG GCCTTTCAGTCAGATGATACAAA GTTACTAGCAGACCTGAACAACCCACTTTTCTCGCCTGATCCCATCAATGTGGACAGGAAGCACATCTTGGAGGACGTAGAAAGCAAGTATCGAGAGTTCATCACAGCCACCCTCCGCTGTCTCAGTGACCTCAAGAGGGAACTCT TAACTAGTCCTTTAACTTTGGATACAAACACGGCCCATCCGCTTCTAAGCATCTCTGATGACCTGCGCTCAGTCAAGCGGGTTACAACACGCCTGCCCTGCGCTGCTCACCTTGAACGTTTTGACCACTGGCCACAGGTCCTCACAGCCCAGACCGTCTCATCTGGGACTCACTACTGGGAGCTGCAAGCTGAAGGTTTCTGGGATATTGGCATCTGCTACAGAAGTATTGGGCGGAAGGGGAAAGAGGGCAACGCCTTTGGGAACAACAAG ATGTCTTGGAGTTTGACACAGCAACATGACAGGAAGCTGGCTGCCTGGCACAACCGCAGGAAGACCCGCCTCACGAACCAAATGACCGGCAACCATGTTGCCGTAGCTGTGGACTACGGAGCAGGCACCATCACCTTCTCTGAGGTGAGGCCGTCTAGCAACCTAACCCACCTCCACACTTTCTCGACCACGTTCACTGAGCCGGTGTGTTTGGGCTTTGGACTCTACAAAGCTGAGCTCAACAGCAGCATCTCAATTGTAAAAGTCTGA
- the cbln12 gene encoding cerebellin 12, whose protein sequence is MHTGSELPILLGVLLLWGPLGSRGQNDTEPIILEGKCLVVCDSTPSSEPAGNALGMSVRSGSGRVAFSASRQTNHEPTDMSNRTMIIYFDNILVNVGTHFDQESSVFLAPRRGVYSFNFHVVKAYNRQTIQVSLMVNGWPMISAFAGDQDVTREAATNAGLVIMEKGDKAYLRLERGNLMGGWKYSTFSGFLVFPL, encoded by the exons ATGCATACTGGGTCAGAGCTCCCCATACTGCTGGGTGTGCTGCTGTTGTGGGGACCTTTAGGGTCCAGGGGACAGAATGACACAGAACCCATCATCCTAGAGGGGAAATGCTTAGTCGTGTGTGACTCCACGCCTTCATCTGAACCTGCTGGTAACGCCCTGGGCATGTCCGTCCGGTCCGGCAGCGGCCGTGTGGCCTTCTCAGCCAGCCGTCAGACCAACCATGAGCCTACGGACATGAGCAACCGCACCATGATCATCTACTTCGATAAT ATCTTGGTGAACGTGGGCACTCATTTTGACCAAGAGAGCAGTGTCTTCCTGGCGCCAAGAAGAGGGGTGTACAGCTTCAACTTCCATGTTGTAAAAGCCTACAACAGACAAACTATTCAG GTCAGCCTGATGGTGAATGGTTGGCCTATGATTTCAGCTTTCGCTGGGGACCAGGATGTGACCAGAGAAGCTGCCACTAATGCTGGCCTGGTGATCATGGAAAAGGGGGACAAGGCCTACCTCAGACTGGAGAGAGGCAACCTGATGGGAGGCTGGAAGTACTCCACCTTCTCAGGGTTCCTGGTCTTCCCCTTATGA